Proteins from a genomic interval of Kitasatospora herbaricolor:
- a CDS encoding beta-ketoacyl synthase N-terminal-like domain-containing protein — protein sequence MTWDITGMAAIANIGASPEEIFAALCAGQESRTPLKAFDPEKYRAAYAYEIDDRPAGGDIPRRATRWLTTVVRQAAADAGLGEDLSQIPVLVGTTMREQRSLELWWRDGVDVALEDLHFGTALKAAFGASTTYTFANACSATLYALGLATDMIEAGTADTVVVAGTDAATESGFGTLDRVQNGIPDALRPFDATHKGMLMGEGAAAVVVQRAGTGNGPVHARVRGVGMNCDAHHATAPDPDGITRAVLDAHRRAGVRARDIDLVMLHGSGTPLNDAAEAGVLRRIFDGAGSGPRMTAIKAMTGHTLGGSGLLSLVMAVLAMKEGTVPPVLGLTEPIPEAAGLGLVRGVPAAGPLAIAQIDAFGFGGINAVAIVEAAR from the coding sequence GTGACCTGGGACATCACGGGCATGGCCGCCATCGCCAACATCGGCGCCAGCCCCGAAGAGATCTTCGCCGCGCTGTGCGCGGGCCAGGAGAGCCGCACACCCCTGAAGGCGTTCGACCCGGAGAAGTACCGGGCGGCCTACGCCTACGAGATCGACGACCGGCCCGCCGGCGGCGACATCCCGCGCCGCGCCACCCGCTGGCTCACCACCGTCGTCCGCCAGGCGGCCGCCGACGCGGGCCTGGGCGAGGACCTCTCCCAGATACCCGTACTGGTCGGAACCACCATGCGCGAACAACGCAGCCTCGAACTGTGGTGGCGCGACGGCGTGGACGTCGCCCTCGAAGACCTGCACTTCGGTACCGCCCTGAAGGCGGCCTTCGGGGCGTCCACCACCTACACCTTCGCCAACGCCTGCTCCGCCACGCTGTACGCGCTCGGCCTGGCCACCGACATGATCGAGGCCGGCACGGCCGACACGGTCGTCGTCGCGGGCACCGACGCCGCCACCGAGAGCGGCTTCGGCACGCTCGACCGGGTGCAGAACGGCATCCCCGACGCGCTGCGCCCCTTCGACGCCACGCACAAGGGCATGCTGATGGGTGAGGGCGCGGCGGCCGTCGTCGTCCAGCGCGCCGGCACCGGGAACGGGCCCGTGCACGCCCGGGTGCGCGGTGTGGGCATGAACTGCGACGCTCACCACGCCACCGCACCGGACCCCGACGGCATCACCCGCGCGGTGCTCGACGCCCACCGCAGGGCGGGGGTGCGGGCCCGCGACATCGACCTGGTGATGCTGCACGGCAGCGGCACCCCCCTCAACGACGCGGCGGAGGCGGGCGTCCTGCGCCGCATCTTCGATGGTGCCGGATCCGGTCCGCGGATGACCGCCATCAAGGCGATGACCGGCCACACCCTGGGCGGTTCGGGACTTCTCAGCCTCGTGATGGCGGTCCTCGCTATGAAGGAAGGAACGGTCCCCCCGGTCCTGGGACTCACCGAACCGATCCCCGAGGCCGCGGGCCTGGGCCTGGTGCGGGGCGTCCCCGCGGCCGGCCCCCTGGCCATCGCGCAGATCGACGCGTTCGGCTTCGGAGGGATCAACGCCGTCGCGATCGTGGAGGCAGCCCGATGA
- a CDS encoding AMP-binding protein has translation MRDAETTDTTRDKLREIVASVLEVDKDDIEPGALFYEDLGMSSLEKVAVAAAVEREFGPLSAEGAAALTSLDSAVCVLSERAANPQGIDLVDHLVAGHVFAGRGGRASYLDPQAEEITYAGLLEAARGYAGALKAAGVPEGARGLLVADDSVATVVAVLGLWWHGCVPVVISPVLTDDEVRYIAADCAAATVHLDAAPTRQRALEELFATATRFAGADVRAGLAAAEPGPARRPTEAGPPVVWNAGREALVQYTSGSTGMPKGVRHSAGAIAAMADGISKVLALIPEDTVLSSARMSFGYGFGASVLCPLAAGARVALVRGPVDIHSLAAALQRHRPTVLFSVPRLYAALLNAPGTELASDSVRLCVAAGENLPAPLGERIRTAFQAGLVNGLGATEVLHIVVGTPPDTGCPGTFGVPVPGITATVRDADGTPVADGQVGRLHIAGLTVALGYIGFPEAAAVTFADGGAYTGDVVRRAPDGTFTHLCRADDLLNLGGYKVVPSEIENVIRGAEGVQDCVVVSSRDADGLEQAVAYLVARPGSDEAAVRRAVSAAIRSGLAAHKRPARLEFLDALPTTSTGKLAAFELRKAAARP, from the coding sequence GTGCGCGACGCAGAGACCACCGACACCACGCGCGACAAGCTGCGAGAGATCGTGGCGTCCGTCCTGGAAGTGGACAAGGACGACATCGAGCCCGGCGCCCTGTTCTACGAGGACCTCGGCATGAGCTCCCTGGAGAAGGTCGCGGTCGCGGCCGCGGTCGAGCGCGAGTTCGGCCCCCTGTCCGCCGAGGGAGCCGCGGCCCTCACCAGCCTGGACTCCGCGGTGTGCGTGCTCAGTGAGAGGGCGGCAAACCCCCAGGGCATCGACCTGGTCGACCACCTGGTGGCGGGTCATGTCTTCGCCGGCCGGGGCGGACGGGCCAGCTACCTCGACCCCCAGGCCGAGGAGATCACCTACGCGGGCCTCCTGGAGGCGGCACGCGGGTACGCGGGCGCCCTCAAGGCCGCGGGAGTGCCCGAGGGCGCCCGCGGCCTCCTGGTCGCCGACGACTCCGTGGCGACCGTCGTCGCCGTCCTCGGCCTGTGGTGGCACGGCTGCGTCCCGGTGGTGATCAGCCCGGTGCTCACGGACGACGAAGTCCGCTACATCGCCGCGGACTGCGCCGCCGCGACGGTGCACCTCGACGCCGCCCCCACGCGGCAGCGCGCCTTGGAGGAACTGTTCGCCACGGCCACCCGCTTCGCCGGCGCCGACGTCCGCGCCGGCCTGGCGGCGGCCGAGCCCGGTCCCGCGCGGCGCCCGACGGAGGCCGGGCCACCGGTCGTGTGGAATGCGGGGCGTGAGGCGCTGGTGCAGTACACCTCCGGGAGCACCGGCATGCCCAAGGGGGTGCGGCACTCGGCGGGTGCGATCGCGGCCATGGCCGACGGCATCAGCAAGGTATTGGCACTGATACCCGAGGACACCGTGCTCTCCAGCGCCCGGATGAGCTTCGGGTACGGCTTCGGCGCTTCCGTCCTGTGCCCGCTGGCGGCCGGCGCCCGCGTCGCGCTCGTCCGCGGCCCGGTCGACATCCACTCCCTGGCCGCCGCGCTGCAGCGCCACCGGCCCACCGTGCTGTTCTCCGTCCCCCGGCTGTACGCCGCGCTGCTGAACGCCCCCGGGACGGAGCTCGCCTCCGACTCCGTGCGGCTGTGCGTGGCGGCGGGCGAGAACCTGCCCGCTCCGCTCGGCGAGCGGATCCGCACCGCCTTCCAGGCCGGGCTCGTCAACGGCCTCGGCGCCACCGAAGTGCTCCACATCGTCGTCGGCACGCCGCCGGACACCGGTTGCCCGGGTACCTTCGGGGTCCCGGTGCCCGGGATCACCGCGACCGTCCGGGACGCGGACGGCACGCCCGTCGCCGACGGCCAGGTGGGCCGCCTGCACATCGCCGGTCTGACCGTCGCCCTCGGCTACATCGGCTTCCCGGAGGCCGCCGCGGTCACCTTCGCCGACGGCGGTGCCTACACCGGCGACGTGGTGCGCCGTGCGCCGGACGGCACGTTCACCCATCTGTGCCGCGCGGATGACCTGCTCAACCTGGGCGGCTACAAGGTCGTGCCGAGCGAGATCGAGAACGTCATCCGCGGCGCGGAAGGGGTCCAGGACTGCGTGGTCGTCAGCAGCCGCGACGCCGACGGCCTGGAACAGGCCGTGGCGTACCTGGTGGCCCGGCCGGGATCCGACGAGGCCGCGGTGCGGCGCGCGGTGAGCGCCGCGATCCGCAGCGGCCTCGCCGCCCACAAGCGGCCCGCCCGCCTGGAGTTCCTCGACGCCCTCCCAACCACCTCGACCGGCAAGCTGGCCGCCTTCGAGCTGAGGAAGGCGGCTGCCCGACCGTGA
- a CDS encoding nucleoside 2-deoxyribosyltransferase: MTAEDRVLVHFGSERVSVFRSQGDELELLTREQLALDGSLGHEALAERVGEFCAGLKEFHEVVDNKGTRLYATGAFQQLPQPDVDALVTSVYVDTGLYFNIVGPELQRFYLETGMSACGSDDMMEGVIRREFRTAVVCGSFQQSLGDIEDTVARLRESGADVLSPLSTRIKPETAGTDFILFDYQDHLKNDRDTWRHKLVHMDAFRRADAVVVCNPGGPVGKGTIFELGFMAAISKRVIFTEEPQGVSVRFPCEVGLGA; this comes from the coding sequence ATGACGGCAGAAGACAGGGTCCTGGTCCACTTCGGATCGGAGCGGGTGAGCGTTTTCCGCTCCCAGGGGGATGAGCTGGAGCTGCTCACGAGGGAGCAGCTCGCGCTCGACGGCAGCCTCGGCCACGAGGCCCTGGCAGAACGAGTCGGCGAGTTCTGCGCCGGGCTCAAGGAGTTCCACGAGGTCGTCGACAACAAGGGAACGCGGCTGTACGCCACCGGGGCGTTCCAGCAGCTCCCGCAGCCGGACGTGGACGCGCTGGTCACCAGCGTCTACGTCGACACCGGCCTCTACTTCAACATCGTGGGGCCCGAGCTGCAGCGGTTCTACCTGGAGACAGGCATGTCCGCGTGCGGCTCGGACGACATGATGGAAGGCGTGATCCGGCGGGAGTTCCGGACAGCCGTCGTCTGCGGCAGCTTCCAGCAGTCCCTCGGGGACATCGAGGACACCGTCGCCCGTCTGCGCGAGAGCGGCGCCGACGTGCTCAGCCCGCTGAGCACCAGGATCAAGCCGGAGACCGCGGGCACCGACTTCATCCTCTTCGATTACCAGGACCACCTGAAGAACGACCGCGACACGTGGCGGCACAAGTTGGTGCACATGGACGCGTTCCGGCGAGCCGACGCCGTTGTCGTCTGCAACCCCGGCGGGCCCGTCGGCAAGGGCACGATCTTCGAGCTCGGGTTCATGGCCGCGATCTCCAAGAGGGTCATCTTCACCGAGGAGCCCCAGGGCGTCTCCGTCCGCTTCCCCTGCGAGGTCGGCCTCGGAGCCTGA
- a CDS encoding uracil-DNA glycosylase family protein, which yields MAARTTVAHRILQFNEVLAGTTLQVPPGFAVINPFSGPQRDRVREVTTAFYGKYYGDDKPRRLVLGSSPARRGTAVTGVPFEDAKLLESETGVDVDGYAVSRPSAGFLHDVISRYGGRDRFYADFVMSFVCPLGLVRTGPKGKEVNCNYYENKKLLELLHFFLVDTLEQQLTFGIDASVCYCIGSGENFRFLSKVNEGRRLFEKIVPLEHPRFITQYNRGREEEFAAKYLSAFRGQGG from the coding sequence ATGGCCGCGCGAACGACCGTTGCCCATCGGATCCTGCAGTTCAACGAGGTCCTTGCGGGGACGACGCTCCAGGTACCTCCCGGGTTCGCGGTCATCAACCCGTTCAGCGGCCCCCAGAGGGACCGGGTCAGGGAGGTGACGACGGCGTTCTACGGCAAGTACTACGGCGACGACAAGCCGCGTCGCCTGGTACTGGGCAGCTCGCCCGCCCGACGAGGCACAGCCGTGACCGGGGTCCCGTTCGAAGACGCCAAGCTCCTCGAGAGCGAAACGGGAGTCGATGTCGACGGCTACGCGGTCAGCCGGCCTTCCGCCGGGTTTCTGCACGACGTCATCAGTCGCTACGGGGGCCGCGACAGGTTCTACGCCGACTTCGTCATGAGTTTTGTGTGCCCCCTCGGTCTGGTGAGAACGGGCCCCAAGGGGAAAGAGGTCAACTGCAACTACTACGAGAACAAGAAACTGCTGGAGCTCCTGCACTTCTTCCTCGTGGACACCCTGGAGCAGCAGCTGACATTCGGAATCGACGCCTCCGTGTGCTACTGCATCGGCAGCGGCGAGAATTTCAGGTTCCTCTCGAAGGTGAACGAGGGACGGCGACTCTTCGAGAAGATCGTGCCCTTGGAGCACCCGCGTTTCATCACCCAATACAACCGGGGCCGAGAAGAAGAGTTCGCCGCAAAGTACCTCAGCGCCTTCCGCGGGCAAGGCGGCTGA
- a CDS encoding methyltransferase domain-containing protein, whose protein sequence is MSPNSTHWMKHVIGVAQRAPQSGRRVGVALVSEHNELICSAFEGEMRGASWYRTLRGKMQELGTSSAHSIYLTVNTLSARGSFELAELLKEVRVDRVYIGLPDPALTSYLDDDPVTAQGHVHRFPDDLQREILEQNRGFYAASEQNIDRNPHYATHRISEAVTAQLRTRGFLLSRSDVNANRGKAALASLIRQRYGIGSEEADRVVSGALSEAFDAKYGSYDYAVDARAANPGWADDFRSVHRGSSAMPLSAINILNVGVGAGFEAEALFSDCPQITFVDIAERGLANIGGRIPSSRTVVSSAGDLSALPEDSFDLYVSLRTYNSSFFDTSAAASEAHRVLKSGAAIIISVANGFLYTQRGRVIPGLIIPGTEFVDLYRGMDTANLIGAELDRAGFKDVQISPKITEIYLTAVAA, encoded by the coding sequence ATGAGCCCGAACAGTACCCATTGGATGAAGCACGTCATTGGGGTCGCGCAAAGGGCGCCGCAGTCAGGTAGGAGAGTCGGCGTTGCGCTCGTGTCTGAACACAACGAGCTGATCTGCTCCGCCTTCGAGGGCGAGATGCGCGGCGCATCCTGGTACCGCACTCTGCGGGGCAAGATGCAGGAGCTCGGAACATCCAGCGCGCACAGCATCTATCTGACGGTCAACACCCTGTCGGCGAGGGGGTCGTTCGAGCTTGCCGAGCTCTTGAAGGAAGTGCGCGTCGACAGGGTGTACATCGGCCTGCCCGACCCCGCGCTGACTAGCTACCTCGACGACGATCCCGTCACTGCACAGGGGCATGTACACCGCTTCCCCGACGATCTGCAGCGGGAGATCCTCGAGCAGAACCGAGGCTTCTACGCGGCGAGCGAGCAGAACATCGACCGCAACCCCCACTACGCCACACACCGCATCAGCGAAGCCGTCACCGCTCAGCTGCGCACGAGGGGGTTCCTCCTGTCCCGGAGTGACGTCAACGCGAACCGGGGGAAGGCCGCGCTCGCTTCTCTCATCCGCCAGAGGTACGGGATCGGGAGCGAAGAGGCTGATCGCGTCGTGAGCGGCGCGCTGTCCGAAGCGTTCGACGCGAAGTACGGCTCCTACGACTACGCGGTCGACGCTCGTGCCGCCAACCCGGGATGGGCCGACGACTTCAGGTCGGTGCACAGGGGTTCGTCCGCCATGCCTCTGTCTGCCATCAACATCCTCAACGTCGGCGTCGGAGCCGGCTTCGAAGCGGAAGCTCTGTTCTCAGATTGTCCCCAGATCACCTTCGTCGACATCGCGGAACGTGGCCTTGCGAATATCGGCGGACGCATTCCCTCGTCGAGGACCGTCGTCTCGAGTGCCGGAGACCTGTCCGCCCTGCCGGAAGACAGTTTCGATCTCTATGTCTCCCTGAGGACATACAACTCGTCGTTCTTCGACACGTCCGCGGCGGCCTCGGAGGCGCACAGGGTGTTGAAGTCCGGTGCGGCGATCATCATCTCCGTGGCCAACGGATTTCTGTATACTCAGCGCGGCCGCGTCATACCGGGGCTGATCATCCCCGGCACTGAATTCGTCGATCTCTACCGCGGGATGGACACGGCCAATCTGATCGGCGCGGAACTCGACCGCGCCGGGTTTAAAGACGTTCAAATTTCACCGAAAATCACCGAGATCTACCTGACGGCTGTCGCCGCCTGA
- a CDS encoding helix-turn-helix domain-containing protein has protein sequence MISGYVLRLLRESAALPQSRLAELLGVDLGTLQGWESGRRPLGNVRGAELLQLRRRLAALGAAGALFGWLDAAMDADLVLAAALQPPEDLALHPLAGWVQSRESAHLVAWAVRGITPPGLAPYAARTRRGPVPTGPHLSAADREAFFLNLRRTSEIAGSRGDRTPLRRQTLYLSSYDPAPDAEDWAAHALAAMRPALALRGYTPRWIEARTAATVAARQGDPEPLIHFVATALSGDQHGELANLGYWAYWLGAMPADQADDAFLDRPESAAWNPLALFRGLVGSMHPAPGTVDLYVHSVTTLLDLHPWLSAADPATTRHLLTLTANLLDLRVVSSVSARALESVHYRLQQTT, from the coding sequence GTGATCTCCGGCTACGTGCTGCGCCTGCTGCGCGAGAGCGCTGCCCTGCCGCAGAGTCGCCTGGCCGAACTGCTCGGCGTGGACCTCGGCACGCTCCAGGGCTGGGAGAGCGGGCGCAGACCGCTGGGCAACGTCCGGGGCGCGGAGCTGCTGCAGCTTCGCCGCCGCCTGGCCGCCCTCGGCGCGGCCGGGGCCCTGTTCGGGTGGTTGGACGCGGCGATGGACGCCGACCTCGTCCTGGCCGCCGCCCTGCAGCCGCCCGAGGACCTCGCCCTCCACCCCCTGGCCGGGTGGGTGCAGTCCCGCGAGAGCGCGCACCTGGTGGCCTGGGCGGTGCGCGGCATCACCCCGCCGGGCCTCGCCCCGTACGCGGCGCGCACCCGCCGCGGGCCGGTGCCCACCGGCCCGCACCTGTCCGCCGCCGACCGCGAGGCGTTCTTCCTGAACCTGCGCCGCACCTCCGAGATCGCGGGATCCCGCGGCGACCGGACGCCGCTGCGCCGCCAGACGCTCTACCTCTCCTCCTACGACCCGGCCCCGGATGCCGAGGACTGGGCCGCCCACGCCTTGGCCGCCATGCGGCCGGCCCTGGCCCTGCGCGGGTACACCCCCCGCTGGATCGAGGCCCGCACCGCCGCCACGGTCGCCGCCCGACAGGGGGACCCCGAACCCCTGATCCATTTCGTCGCCACCGCGCTGAGCGGAGACCAGCACGGCGAACTCGCCAACCTTGGGTACTGGGCATACTGGCTGGGCGCCATGCCCGCCGACCAGGCCGACGACGCTTTCCTCGACCGACCCGAATCCGCCGCGTGGAACCCCCTTGCCCTCTTCCGCGGCCTGGTCGGCTCGATGCATCCGGCGCCCGGCACCGTCGACCTGTACGTCCACTCCGTCACCACGCTCCTGGACCTCCACCCCTGGCTGTCCGCCGCCGACCCCGCCACCACCCGGCACCTGCTCACGCTGACCGCGAACCTCCTCGACCTGCGCGTCGTCTCCTCGGTATCGGCACGCGCGCTGGAGTCGGTCCACTACCGTCTGCAGCAGACGACTTGA
- a CDS encoding HD domain-containing protein produces MTEHTDEPTATGTAALLFEARELAELPRTGWRYDGVPLAVVETVADHSHSSAVIGLVLAAMEGADPGRTALLCVLHDLPETRTGDQTPVTRRYVTAADPRGVAADQVAAAHPDVQSVVLGAIGEFEDDKTLEARCAHDADKLDCYLQALRLLRLGYPVGGKARRCREALETASAQRLAAAAATMDPAQWQHDLLRVPAAR; encoded by the coding sequence GTGACCGAACACACCGACGAACCCACGGCGACAGGAACCGCCGCTCTCCTGTTCGAGGCCCGGGAGCTGGCCGAGCTGCCGCGCACCGGCTGGCGCTACGACGGCGTCCCCCTGGCCGTCGTCGAGACCGTCGCCGACCACAGCCACAGCTCCGCCGTCATCGGCCTCGTCCTGGCCGCAATGGAAGGCGCGGACCCCGGGCGCACCGCCCTGCTGTGCGTCCTGCACGACCTGCCCGAGACCCGCACCGGCGACCAGACCCCCGTCACCCGCCGCTACGTCACCGCCGCCGACCCCCGCGGCGTGGCCGCCGACCAGGTGGCCGCCGCGCACCCGGACGTCCAGAGTGTCGTGCTCGGCGCAATCGGCGAGTTCGAGGACGACAAGACCCTCGAAGCCCGGTGCGCCCACGACGCGGACAAGCTCGACTGCTACCTGCAGGCCCTGCGCCTGCTGCGCCTGGGCTACCCGGTGGGCGGCAAGGCCCGGCGCTGCCGAGAAGCCCTGGAGACTGCCTCCGCGCAGCGCCTCGCGGCGGCTGCCGCGACCATGGATCCGGCCCAGTGGCAGCACGACCTGCTCCGCGTCCCGGCCGCGCGCTGA
- a CDS encoding glycosyltransferase family 2 protein translates to MTPTDTALAAVDAVVLTMNDCPEQARALRSLLAQEGVDLRVVVVGNGVQPEDVPASVATLALPENVGIPEGRNIGARALAEDGGGEFVFFFDNDAHLPALDTLARLVEEARRHLRTAWVQPRIADPDTGVTVRRWVPRLRTADPDRPGTVAAMAEGVVLVRRRAFEQVGGWPGHFFLYHEGFDLALRCWDAGLTGYYAPQVVVHHPASDPARHALYQRLVARNRVWVAYRRLPAPLVPLYIATWVAITVLRARRAPRTLTPWFSGLWEGLRGGHGERRPISWHTAWRLTQAGRPPVI, encoded by the coding sequence ATGACCCCCACCGACACCGCCCTTGCCGCGGTGGACGCTGTCGTCCTGACCATGAACGACTGCCCCGAGCAGGCGAGGGCGCTGCGCTCCCTGCTCGCCCAGGAAGGAGTCGACCTGCGCGTGGTCGTGGTCGGCAACGGCGTCCAGCCCGAGGACGTCCCCGCCAGCGTGGCGACCCTGGCACTGCCGGAGAACGTGGGCATCCCCGAGGGCCGCAACATCGGCGCCCGGGCACTGGCGGAAGACGGCGGCGGCGAGTTCGTCTTCTTCTTCGACAACGACGCTCACCTACCAGCCCTCGATACCCTGGCCCGCCTCGTCGAGGAGGCCAGGCGGCACCTGCGGACCGCCTGGGTCCAGCCCCGGATCGCCGACCCTGACACGGGGGTGACCGTCCGGCGCTGGGTGCCCCGGCTGCGCACCGCGGACCCCGACCGGCCCGGCACCGTCGCGGCGATGGCCGAGGGCGTCGTCCTCGTCCGCCGCCGCGCCTTCGAACAGGTCGGCGGGTGGCCCGGCCACTTCTTCCTCTACCACGAAGGGTTCGACCTGGCCCTGCGGTGCTGGGACGCGGGCCTGACGGGCTACTACGCTCCGCAGGTCGTCGTCCACCACCCCGCCAGCGACCCCGCCCGCCACGCCCTCTACCAGCGTCTGGTCGCCCGCAACCGGGTCTGGGTCGCCTACCGGCGCCTCCCCGCGCCCCTGGTCCCCCTCTACATCGCCACATGGGTCGCCATCACCGTCCTGCGGGCCCGGCGCGCCCCCCGCACGCTGACCCCGTGGTTCTCCGGCCTGTGGGAGGGGCTGCGCGGCGGCCACGGCGA